In Cryptomeria japonica chromosome 5, Sugi_1.0, whole genome shotgun sequence, the genomic window cctattttcaccaaataggcaatatattgagcttattttttgagatattaaaccacccaatatgaatgcacatgatataatattgcctagccagtgaagcccctgtGCTATGGATCTCAATTTTACAGTCCCTAGAATGGTTAATGGTCCTACCATTGATCATGTCTCATGTTAAATTCTTATTGTAGCATGCAACAAAAAACGTTGGATCAATTTGACTTCAAACCATCCTGATTTTGCATTGGTTGGTTGTTTGGACTCATAGAATCTTGTTTTCCTGTCGCTCGTTGTTTCTCTAGAGTTCCATGTTGTCCTGTTGTGCTTGAtgcctatctttttttttttttgtacacgGATCAGATACTTTTATCaatcaaaaacaataaaaaggTTTCATCATTGATTACAGTAAAATACACTACCTTAATAATAGCGAGGTCTCTACTTTGAATTGTATAGTTTGAAAATTCTGCCTGCTTTAGAAATGCTTAGGTCTTTAGTTCAAACTCTAGTATTAAGTACCTCCTTTATTACTCCAACACAAACAATTGATACGTTGTGTAGACTGTCCGTGAATTCGACCTCATAATCTCCACTTCTCAAATATATCAACTTCAATTAGACACAGAACAGATAACTAGCATCACTTTACAGATCCCCAATGTTCTAGAATTTAGACACAAAATCACTTTGCACCTCAATTTTGTATTGCATGACTGACTGTAATTTAGAGATCCCCAATCTTGTAGAATTTAAACACAGAAAAGATAACTAGCATCAATTTGATTCTTAATTTTGTAAATGTTTTGTGCCGGTCCATGTAAGCTCTTCTTGTTAACAAAATGTCTTTTGTAACAAGGTGCGGATTTAAAAACACTTGTTCCTAATATTAAATTGGTTGCTTGTTGTGAAAAAAAATCATTAGCAATGCACTTAATTGAAAAATATGAGATTGTTTACCTGCACTGATGTTTTTACAGAACCCTGAACACTCTGTTTTCCAAATGATATAAATTGGATAATATGATAGACCTGAATGGATGTTTCTTACTATCTTGAACGCTGAGAATTTTAGAGGATTAAATTGCAGTTTATTTATAACCTTTCTTTGAGACTCTGCATTTAAGAATTGCATTGAAGAAAATGAGATCATAGCTCATCTTACAGGATGTTTATAAATATGGATTCATTTCTGCCGAATCCCAGGCAAATAAGAGCTAGCACAGACTGTGCATCTGCTTGGAACAAAATTTTGAACAACCATTCTGCACCATTTAGAAGATAAAAATCCCTAAACTAAAAAATTCAGGTTGAAGTTGATAATGAAGATAAAAGTAATTTCAAAACATAACCTTCTGCTATGCTCTTTTACAGAGTGCCGAGTATAAGAGAAAATAGAATAATCTTAGAACAAATGCAGCATTACACTAGAATTAatcaaaaaatctaaaatctttatGGAAATGcgcataaaataaaaaattatcctgCATTTTATAGAGGAAGCTGAATCGAAGTCTCCAAAAAAGTGAAGCAAAATTTCTTGTTTATTGCAACTCTGAATTAGGTATGATTGACTCAAGAACCTGAACGATCTCTGCCATGCTTGGTCTTTTGGAAGGTATCTGGGCAGTGCAAATAAGTCCCAGTTTCAGTACCTCCATTATCTCGTTGTCAGGCTGTAGCAGTAAATTTGGGTCAATACATGCTGCTCCATCCCCCCGTTCAACAGAGGATCTCACATACTCACACAGATGTACCACTTCAGATTCAGGACTTTCAATCGGTCTACGACCTGTTATGAGCTCCATCAGAATCACCCCAAAACTGTATACATCACATTTATCTGTTAAAAAGCTTGAGCTCAAACTCTGGCATGCAAGTTCTGGTGCAACATAGCCAACAGCAGCATGAAATGTCCTACTTGGAGATATGTACGAGTCTAACATTGGCAGAAGCTTAGTAAGTCCATAATCTGATAAGTGAGGCTCAAAATCATCATCAATGAGAATATTTGTTGACTTGACATTGAAGTGCAATATGGGAGGCTTACAGTCATGGTGGAGATATGCAAGGGCTTTAGCAGTTCCCAAGGCAATCTTAAAACGTTTGCCCCAACTCAAGGGTGAGTGCCCGGGATGCCTTTCATGCAAATGATTGTAAAGATTTTCATTAGGAATGAAATCTGACAAAATGAGTTGCATAGTTGATGAGGAATAATATCCTTGTAGAGCAACAAGATTAGGATGTCTAAAGTTGCCAAGACGGCCAATCTCTTGTTCAAATTCTTCTAGGTTTTTTACTCTGCTTGATATTTCCAGCTTCTTTACTGCAATAGCTAATCCCCCATTTAAAGATACTTTATGTACAGTCCCAATGGCACCGCCCCCTATCAAACATTCCTTGTCAAGCAAAGCCATGAACCCTGCCTCCCAGTCTTCAAACTTCGATGGCAGGGTTTTGCTGAAGAGAACAAGCTTGCCTGTAATCAGATTCGAGTCTGGAGAAGGTTGTGTGCTCTCATAAACAAGCAATTCTTTGTTTTTCCTTCTACGTGCTCTCATATTCATTAAAGTAATGAGGCATACAGCTACAGCTATAACCGCAGCTGCTACAATGGCAATTATTGTAGAATGACTTAGTACCCTAGTTCTTTGAACCCCAAGAGAACTTGTTGCCAGAGATGCAACTGATACAGGTCCTCCACAAATTATGCCCGAGGGAAGCCCACATAATTCTGCATTCCCCACAACTAATGCCTTACCAAATCTACCCATTACAGAATTGTTATAGAAACACGCTCTCAAGCATGTGAAATGAAACCCTAAGACAACCTAACTGCCTAATATTGCCCAAATAAAGAGGTATAATGCCAGTAAATCTATTATTGGACAAATCAAGATATCTCATATTACTGAAGTTGCCAGTATTTGAAGGAATCCTGCCATTAATCCAGATGACTGAAATTCGTTATATTGTAAAGTTTCTCAGGGATATGGGCATGAGAGTGTTGTCCGAGAGATTCCTGTAAAACCAGTCCGAAAAGAGACGAAAGAAATCGGTGTCAATGCCAACGGTTATCTGcaattgttaaaaaaaataatttaagctCGAGCGACCCATTCCATTGGGCGCATTTAATGCATGCTATGTGCTTAAACTCAAATAACGACTGAGAAATATGCAACACATCATTGGATATTTGACCTTGTTGCTCATGAAGCTAGCAGTAAAAATCTTAAAAAGGAACAGAAAAATAATCTGTTCAACTGCAACCATGCAGGAAGTGCCCATGCAATCGTAACTCTGTTTTCCCGCTAAAAAGAATTTAATGTTAAAAAAAAGTTAAGAAAGATTTAGCACTTACAGCTGGAAACGAAATCTTCAAATTGGAAACAGTGCAGGAATAGGAACGGCAAGAAACTCAATGTTTCCAATCTCTGACGTAATTGAACCACCTATATTATTTAGGTTAATCCTGAGCTATGTTACCAGAAACCAGGAACAGAACATAAAACCCAAACTACAGAATTTGAAATGGTTGCCCATGGCAAACTCGTTTCAAAATATGTATCACAATTTTCAGCCACAATTATATgtactaattttatttattttgtaattaatgaattaataaaaatagaaatacAGCATCACAAAGGAAAAAATGAATAAGTCTACATTTCTGAAAGGAAACAACCCTCCattacaaataaacattaaaaagtttaataataaatcaataaaaagagaaAAATCTATGCAGAAGCAGTTTATGgtttaaaaaataattgaaaaggtCATTAAACTTCAATTAGCCCTCCAATttaatagtcttgaacagattttTCAAGttcaaatgatattttttattttttatttcatgatttCAGCCTGCATAGTAAAACGTGACGTTATTGTTCCAGCACTATCTTTATCTGATTTACCTGCGCTATCTTTGTTTAGCATTTCTTCCGACATTTTCAATAGTAACGCATCTGCTCTAAAAGTTTGTATTGCAGTGAGTACTCCAATATTCCTTTGTTGCAGCTCATTTCAATCATTTTCTTGCTCTGCCAATCTGCTCACAACAACCTTCGCAGCttgatttatttctttcacctccaCTCAATCATTTCTCACCTGGGCGTTGTTTATCTAAAGTTTAAATTTAAAGTTTCAAGTTTTAACTTCAAGtattttaaaaagtttttattgaaaattctaaatttaaatttaaactgCATAGTTTGTGGTACGATTTTTTTTTATTGAAGTGTTTTAATAAAACTTGAAAAATGTCTTTTCTTCTTTCAATAATTAGATTTCTttttttatcaatttcaaataatttttataaataaaCAAATCAATCAACAACAACCTTTTATATGGATGGGCGGGAACGAGCAAGCTCCTTGGAACAGACAAGCTAGGGTTTCTATGGGTGAAGACTTAGGtgaagaagatgaggatgatgatgcagATGGGTTGGGAGAAGGTCTTTTCCTTTCAGCCTATGCTTGTTGTTTAGCCTTGCGCACCAGTTTTTCTTTTGGTTGTAGTTTTTTGAAGATCTGGGTTGTCTACGATGGGAAAGGACGTGTCCTTTTCCTCCTGTTTTCCTCTGATATCTTTGGTAAGGGTTGGGGACTGCAAGTTTTTTTTGGTGCTGGAAGAAGGGATATGTCTGGTTACAAGAAGGTGTGACTATGTTGGTGGGTTCTCTTGGCTTTGGGTGTAAGCTAAATGCTTTATAGCTTTGGAGATGGAAGCCCCAATCTTTTGGGGTTGGGGTTTTCTGTTTATATGGTTGGTCTCCTTCGGTTTTCACTCTACTCAGGTTTTGTGGGGCTTCCACTCTTGTGGGTGGTTTGGTTGTTTTGGATGACCTGTTGCTTATGTTCGTTGGTTTTTTGTGTGTGGACCCTTTGTTCTCTCTTGTTTTATTCCTTGGTGAGGGATTTTTATGCTCTTCCTATCAGCTCTCATGGATCTTTGTATGAGGTGTTTttctttcctatggaggtggagtggcgGCATGGGTTCTGGGTTGTGTTTGAGTTGTCTGAGCAATCGAGCTTCTCTCTttcttgtcctattgaggtggccctttctccCATTGAGTGGAGGGTAGGTGTGGGAGAGTTTCTCAGTTGTTGTTGTTCATGTTTTTGGTTGATGGAGCTGGTCAAaaccctcatggttttcttcacagACGGTTCTGGGTTTacaattttttccatgtttcctaGAATGGTTTGTTGGTTGTAGGAGCCTATAAAAACCCGCTTGGCCAGATTGTACTTTCAGGACAAAATGTTATTTTTTAGGCCTCAGgaagttgtgggagccttgtaaaacccactttctTGTCGACCTATGTCCCTTCTTgtcttattgaggtggagagtaggtATGGAGGAGCATGTTGGTTGTTGCAGTTTGTGCTGCTAGTTGAGGGAGCTAGTCTCAACCCTCATGGTGGTCTTTGTAGATGGTTCTGGGTTCACAGTTTTATCATTGCGACCCAAAATGGTTTGCTGGTTGTAGGAGCCTATAAAAACCCTCTTGGCCAGATTGTATATATAGATAGTATTGCTATTTTCTGAGCCTTagaaggttgtgggagccttgtaaaacccactttcatGGTTAAGGGAGCCTGAAAAAACCCtatgtttttagtttttttctgGGACTGGTTGGTTGCTAGCAGATTTCAAGGGCCCAGTCTTGccattgtttgtttttggttaggtattGGTTGTGTGGTCTTTTGTGGCCAAGAGCTTATGTTATCAAGTTGTGGGAACCTTGTAAAACCCATTAATCAGGTTATGGGTGCTTGAAAAAACCCTTGGTATctgttgaaggttaagggagctTTGACAAAACTCTTGTGCTAGTGAAAGGCTTTGGTCTTCTACCTTTCCAGCTAGGTTTCATTGATTTCACTTTGCTACTAGGCTCGTTTTAGGCAACTAATTATCTTTGATGTATCTTTTGCAGTTGTCTGTTTTGGGTTTCGGATCTTGGTAAAATCTGAGGATTTCGAGtttcttcaaaacctattgtaaggggtttcgggtcccctcaaaacctgtttatcctagAATAAAAAACAACAACCTTTTATATAATGTACAATGAACCTTTTTGTTATCGGCTCATCTTGGGCTAGGGTTGTAGAGGTAAGAGGCTTGGTTTTGTCCAACATGGGGCTTTTGCAAATGTAGCTTATTTGAAGATCAATATACGTCatattaatttatcaaaaaaaCATGATTGCAATAGTGATTTTCATTTTAGGACTAAAAATTATTCATTTTCCTTTTCTTGAAACTCTTTGTTTTCTTCCCTATTTTGTTAACTATTTGTCCAAGCTTGACCCACAAAATTTCAccatcttttgaattaaatggattGCAATCATCATTGGAATTTCCATTCATGATAGATCATATCCCAATAGAGGGAAATTCCTGTATAATAATCAATAGTATGTATAGAGATCTAATCATTGTTTTTCTATCATGCTTCATGATCATTTTGCATGGAGTAATTTATTGTCTATACATAGAAGATATATAATCCATAGATCTATTAGTTCTTTCAAAATGATTTATGAATcaatttatgattttattttgaaatggTCACTTAGGAAGATGATTTTCCTGCAAGAAACCCTTCTGGTTACCCTATTTTCTCAATAATATTTATCacttgttctttgtgatttttctCACCTAAAGATTTGTTTAGGAGCGAGATTCAAAATGTTGGGAATTTTAGAACATTATAATCTTTATAAGGAATAGAGATATTTTTGTAGCTTACATCTTCTCAGTGTTATATCATTGTTGTCCCAAACATTCTATTTTTGGGGCTATTTATAAGCATAcaactacaacctctttttcaacAACAACATatcattaaatatttaaaactcATATTTTtactattataaaataaaatattatacacaaagcaaatttatttaaaaatatggaTAACAAAAGAATAACCAAAACACTTAGCCAATTGCATTAGCAAACAAGCACCATCCTTCTAACTAAGCATTATTTCTACCCATTAACTAAAGGTTGTACATGATTATGAAGAATGGAAGTGTCCAATTTCATATCTTTTGTTagcattttatttttgtttaaatatatttaaaatcttTATATTTTGTTATAAAATGACAAATTTAAATAAAGAGGAGAGAATTTTGCACACTTTATTGTTTTTAAAGTAGATGTTGTAGTCTTATAATTTGAGATATGTGTTTTTGCTACTTTATGGATGTCTTTAGTTAACTTCTACAACCATCTCCATGAAAGTGTTTTTAAATTcttaaaatttgttaaaattttcTTAATTAATCTATTCATAAAATTATAGGTAAGCGATAAATGAATAATTTTTGTAAACACAATGCCTAAACTATGAAGATTGAAAGTTAAGAATTTTAATTCAACAATGAAAATAAAACAACCTCTAATAAGTGAATATTAAAAATGGAgtaactttttaaataaaaaataaaaaattgtgaagATTGAGACAATAGATGTGCATAAAATGACTCAATCACAATCAAAGGTGCCTCAAATAAATCCCCACTATGGTCATAAGAAAGTTTTAAACAATGGACTTTTGATCACACTGAATCCTTGGCATTTCTAAAAGGAATTGACAAGCCTATGATTCAAAGAGACAAAAGGATTGGCCTCATATGTggaaggataaaaggttgaatcacTGATAGAAAAAGATGGTGGCGTTGATTTTAGAAGGCCACACAACCATTTGTTAGAAATAATTCTTTGAGGACATGTAATCTTTTATGCTTAACACTTGGTGGTGGTTGGTTCAAGGATTGAAAATTCATCACAAGGCCTATGTCATATAGATTTTTTCTCCAACTAACTTATATATCACATGAATTCTGTTATGATTTCAATTTGGAGTTTCTCTCAACATATTACATGATAGTCATGAAGCTATCttacaaaattattttttgtttgcCACACATAAGATTAGGAATTCAATTCTTCACATTTTTTTAGGGACATATATGATTGAAACACATGccttaaactaaaataaaaaaatatactaTCACCTccatcttaaaaaaataaaataattagagaTATCAttctctaatttttattttttttagatttctttttcAAGCAAATATACATCACAAAAATATGTCTCTCAACATTTTTTACATGGATTTTTTATAAATAGACATGATAGTTACTATTTATTGTGAAGATAATTATAATTAATCAATAAGATTGAAATTATTTAACTGTAAATGAGTAATTAATGCCCATCCGCATCATTGAAAATGGTAGTTATCTCAATTTAAGAGCTTGGTACATTTAACACTACTTATCTTCAAATACATATCAAATGATTTAAGGACATTAATCATTTTCTATCCATAAGAATAGTGTGGTTTTCCTAAATTCACTATATCTTAAATCCATTACTTCTACTCAAATTATTGAAATATTTTTCAATCTTAAGAATCTCctaaattttatctcattaaatATTCCTCTTATATCTAGATATTTTTAATTTAGAGATATGAACCGATGAGGTCACAAATGGGGAACCTCATCTTCACTCAACAATTTAacatcacaaacaactttgaaCCTTGATGGCAATAAAGATAATAACACTAGTTAACCATCACACTACACCAATATTGAGTATATTatactattaattaatatattttttttaataggttAATTAATATAttgttaaatatataaaataatatataattaaaatttatagtAAAAGTGAGATATTTAACTTTGAATTATGAAATGCATGCGATTTTTTATTGATTAACACATAAATTAAAAGGGTCAACAAAGTGGGATGTTACTTGTGGAATAACAATATTGCATGCTatagagaaaggaagaagaaatgaagaaaggtGCGCATGGAGAAAGGGAGGATTCAAAGGTGGGTAAGGGTTTGATGTTAAAAGTGAAGGTTGGATGGCCTCTATGATTGCTCGAACTCAAGTGAGTCAAATTCAAAGGATGATGAGGAAGACAAAGAGGGGGTTTTATTGCCCTTAAATTTGATGCTTTAAAGTGGGCAGTAGAGGACGACGACTTTGGTTGCTCACCCTTTgttgattctagatatttttctaTGGAGGATTGTATGGAAGAGGATGATGATATCCTCCTACAAGCTCATCTGAAGCACACAAGGTGAGCTAAGGAGATGGTTGCTAAGGTGGATGCTCCATTCTCTAGTCTATGACAAGGGTTTCTCCTCCCTTCTTTGGGGGTTTTGCCCTATATTTTAGTTCACTATTTTTTGTTCAATCATTTCTTTATATTTTGATCTAGGTAAGTTAGATTATGTAAGTGGTGTTGTTTTTTTATAGTCTAATCTTGTTAGGGGGGGGTTGATTCTTCACTTACTGTGGTTAGTTTTGTTCCAAAGCCTAGGGTTCTGATTCATAGTATTTTCAAGGATGTTCATGTTATAAACCCTATAGGTTTAGAAGATTTAGACAATGATATATATTTGTTGAGAGTTTGAAATCTCTTGACATTGTTTCTTCTTCTCCCCATGATGTTGTTCATGTTCTTAACCCTAGGGTTTTAGAGGAACCTTGTGCTATTGGGAGGTCTAGTATTAGAGATTCTTTAGAGGTTATGAAGAAAGGACATTAAAACTGGTATTCTTTATTCTCTTCTTGTGGAATAATTTGCTTATCTTAGGTGTTTGAACTTGTGGGAATTTTTTTTCATAATCATCTCAATATTGATACAGCTAGAATATGAGTTCTTGAGGTTTGGAATCTCAAAGGCCAAGTTAAGGTAACTACTatggtgaatatatatatatatatatttttttccttttcaaaGGAAGCCTACTCTAGGATTCTTTATGAAGTTTGCTAGTTTTGGGGGATGAATGGCCTTTGCCTTCAAAAATGGTTCCTTGGGTTTAACCCTTTGAATGTTTCAATCTTTAATTTCACTGTTTGGATTTGTCTTCTTGGGTTTCCATTGAAGTTTTgcgatgaatttttttttaagatcATTGCCAATTATTCTGGGGAATTTGGTGTCTTTCATTTGAGAAATAGATTTAAGAATTGCTTTTTGGTTGCTCAATTCTATGCATTTGTGAAAAAATATAGTGTTCTCCCTTCTCATATTACTTTAGTTTCTAAATTCTTCAAACCACTTCTTCAAACCACCTTGACTTTGGGCTAGTCTTTTGTAAGGTTTGGAATACATGCAGGTTTCATCTCATAATCTTTTGTATTGAAAAAGTAAGAATTTGCTAAAGACTAGACACttcattaaaaaaattaacttaGAAATGAAATAGAAAAGCTTTCTAATAATTTAAATTGAAGAAACATTGAACTTTGCAATTCTTAGTAAACAATCACTTATATgttgaaaaaacaaaaaagaataaaTTTATGTTTAAAAGGAAAAAAACCAAAGTCCAAGAGGATTTTCACTGATGTTGATAGTTATTAATCATTATATGTGTGATTAATTAGTTGTAACCTTATAATGTATTTATAGTTATCTATAGAGATATCGCATCAATTTTATCATTCATATTAATAATGGGCCACAAAATAAAGtttaaaaatcattcttttaaaaaatttatacaAATTTTTAAGTAATCTTCTCAAATATTTATGtatcatttttaaaatataaataaagctTTCTCTATAGaacaaaattattaaaatttgaaaaataaccaAATCTCAATTTATATCTTTCTCCAACCATCGATTGTCCCTAATGTTTAAATTGTATGCTCCACATAATTCTTTCCTAAACCAATTGAGTTATTTATTACCCCTATGATTAGAAGtgaaaattagaagaaattagtagAGAAATattgttacaaagaaaagaaagaaactaaATACCTACGGTCCAAGGGCAAATACTAACAAGTAATAGATGGTAAGGATTAAGAACAACTCGTATAGACAATGAAGGAAAACGTCATCTTGATTAAACAAATTATAACTATGGTGCAAAGAGCACTAACTATGCTTAAAAACCCACCAACTTAAGACTATCATATATCAGAGTAAGTCATTTGAGCTCAATAGATATCTTGACCTCAATTTCTCTTGGCATTTTTAATTTTtcctttcctccttgattttggtAATCAGATTTGATATCAATATATCATATTCATCTTTAAATCCATCAAATGAATTAACATAATCACTCTTGATTAATAGTTTAAAGCTGAATAATTATTGGAATATTGTTtagtaattcctcccacttgcatagttTGATGCTTTTAGTTTTTCACCTTTATTTGGGATGATTATGCATAAAAGATGTTTTAGttttttgctttatttctaataatgCAAGTTCTAGATGTATCTAAGATCTCTATATAATGAGGCACTTGTAATTCATTCTCTATCAGTTAATCTGATCCTTGATCTATTGATCAAGAAGCTCatgtaatctcttgaatcaatagaatagtttatttgtgttccaattttatatttatttcatttggtatcaaagcaggttTGAGAAAGTTATCTAATTCAGAAAGATCGTGAGAAGTTGAAGGTTTTTAAGAACCAGTTGGAGCACTGAAGAAATTACTAAATCTAGTCATAGCTGAAGACAAAATAAGCAATCCACAGAAAGCAGCCAGAGTAGATTGGTGAAGATCATAAATCATTTTCATGATATTTTTCCATTAGAAAGCCACCCATGTTCAAAGGGTGAAGTTTTATTGAAGCCAACAACTTTCAATGTAGAAGCCACCTCCTAAATAAGGTGAAGTCAACCCTTGAAAGAGGAGATTGTAATCTAATATAAACTATAAGTTTAA contains:
- the LOC131063341 gene encoding probable LRR receptor-like serine/threonine-protein kinase At1g12460; this encodes MGRFGKALVVGNAELCGLPSGIICGGPVSVASLATSSLGVQRTRVLSHSTIIAIVAAAVIAVAVCLITLMNMRARRRKNKELLVYESTQPSPDSNLITGKLVLFSKTLPSKFEDWEAGFMALLDKECLIGGGAIGTVHKVSLNGGLAIAVKKLEISSRVKNLEEFEQEIGRLGNFRHPNLVALQGYYSSSTMQLILSDFIPNENLYNHLHERHPGHSPLSWGKRFKIALGTAKALAYLHHDCKPPILHFNVKSTNILIDDDFEPHLSDYGLTKLLPMLDSYISPSRTFHAAVGYVAPELACQSLSSSFLTDKCDVYSFGVILMELITGRRPIESPESEVVHLCEYVRSSVERGDGAACIDPNLLLQPDNEIMEVLKLGLICTAQIPSKRPSMAEIVQVLESIIPNSELQ